A window of the Brassica napus cultivar Da-Ae chromosome A2, Da-Ae, whole genome shotgun sequence genome harbors these coding sequences:
- the LOC106394555 gene encoding uncharacterized protein LOC106394555 isoform X3 — MTKNVFSRVDLSSFVTGSTEHTWQPTMSAETNIPSYWLNWRFFLCAIFVLTSLFLSSFLIWKYEGPGKRRKRGGGHDHDQREGTGVVYDDETWNTCVRRIHPNWLLGFRVFGFVTLLGLISGNAIADGAGIFIFYTQWTFTLVTIYFGVAALVSINKFRSGDNCHNGVSSRVDEEQGSYRPPIHNENSNVFKASNGHERHNRSTRQVASTLGYIHQILFQTCAGAVLLTDGVFWFIIYPFLTSKDFNLDFFIVIMHSVNAVFLLGETFLNSLDIILCGMDRCICYIPMDCSCLCLFLVAIPILGLVIILRPFMVCRRWVDARTVLWCLCVDREIEVHVALKMFLRRTIVTHSLYTRMVGYILEQSSKKIYTLSCTDTGSFLPSVSIFFVNDIQSSC, encoded by the exons ATGACAAAGAATGTGTTCAGCCGAGTTGATCTTTCGAGTTTCGTGACAGGTTCGACAGAGCACACGTGGCAACCAACAATGTCTGCGGAGACCAACATCCCAAGTTACTGGCTGAACTGGAgattcttcctctgcgcgatcTTCGTCTTAACGTCTCTGTTTCTATCTTCTTTCTTAATTTGGAAATACGAAGGACCTGGAAAACGCAGGAAACGTGGAGGTGGTCATGATCATGATCAAAGAGAAGGAACAGGAGTTGTGTACGATGATGAAACGTGGAACACGTGTGTGAGAAGGATTCATCCGAACTGGCTTTTAGGTTTTCGAGTTTTCGGTTTTGTTACTCTTCTTGGACTCATCTCTGGTAATGCTATTGCTGATGGAGCTGGCATCTTCATCTTCTACACACA ATGGACTTTCACATTGGTCACAATCTACTTTGGG GTAGCAGCCTTGGTGTCCATAAACAAATTCAGATCTGGTGATAACTGTCACAACGGAGTCAGTAGTAGAGTAGATGAAGAGCAAGGGTCGTATAGACCTCCCATTCATAACGAAAACTCGAATGTGTTTAAAGCTTCTAACGGACACGAGAGACACAATAGGTCAACACGTCAAGTAGCTTCTACATTGGGCTACATCCATCAGATTCTTTTTCAA ACTTGTGCAGGAGCTGTATTGCTTACAGATGGTGTGTTTTGGTTCATCATCTACCCTTTTCTCACTTCCAAAGATTTCAATCTTGACTTT TTCATTGTGATTATGCACTCAGTCAACGCTGTTTTCCTCCTCGGTGAAACTTTCTTGAACTCTCTT GATATCATACTTTGTGGTATGGACCGGTGTATTTGTTATATTCCAATGGATTGTTCATGCTTGTGTCTCTTTCTG GTGGCCATACCCATTCTTGGACTTGTCATCATCCTACGCCCCTTTATG GTATGCCGCCGTTGGGTTGATGCACGTACCGTGCTTTGGTGTCTTTGCGTTGATCGTGAAATTGAAGTACATGTGGCTCTCAAAATGTTTCTCAGAAGAACCATAGTAACACATAGCCTATATACTCGAATGGTTGGTTATATTCTTGAACAGAGTTCAAAGAAAATTTATACACTATCATGTACAGATACAGGTTCTTTCCTGCCTTctgtatcaattttttttgtaaatgacaTTCAAAGTTCCTGTTGA
- the LOC106394586 gene encoding ADP-ribosylation factor 2-B, with product MGLSFAKLFSRLFAKKEMRILMVGLDAAGKTTILYKLKLGEIVTTIPTIGFNVETVEYKNISFTVWDVGGQDKIRPLWRHYFQNTQGLIFVVDSNDRDRVVEARDELHRMLNEDELRDAVLLVFANKQDLPNAMNAAEITDKLGLHSLRQRHWYIQSTCATSGEGLYEGLDWLSNNIAGKA from the exons ATGGGGTTGAGTTTCGCCAAGCTGTTTAGCAGGCTCTTTGCCAAGAAGGAGATGAGGATTCTGATGGTTGGTCTTGATGCTGCTGGTAAGACCACTATTCTCTACAAGCTCAAGCTCGGAGAGATTGTCACCACCATCCCCACTATTG GTTTCAATGTGGAAACTGTGGAGTACAAGAACATCAGTTTCACTGTGTGGGATGTCGGGGGTCAGGACAAG ATCCGTCCCTTGTGGAGGCATTACTTCCAGAACACTCAGGGTCTGATCTTTGTCGTGGACAGCAACGACAGAGACCGTGTTGTTGAGGCTCGAGATGAACTTCACAGGATGCTCAATGAG gaCGAGCTGCGTGATGCTGTGCTGCTTGTGTTTGCCAACAAGCAAGATCTTCCAAATGCGATGAATGCAGCTGAGATCACAGATAAGCTTGGCCTTCACTCCCTGCGCCAGCGTCACTG GTACATTCAGAGCACATGCGCCACTTCAGGTGAAGGACTGTACGAAGGTCTGGACTGGCTGTCCAACAACATTGCTGGCAAG GCGTAA
- the LOC125588593 gene encoding uncharacterized protein LOC125588593 has protein sequence MADQPQQFQQPLIVYPSSSSSYAPPSSSGSSGSFGTAFIVLAAILILAALACVFGRLCNRGRKDHKNNNKASKHEKPSSKKSREIRPVEREPRQRGDDLELGFDIKRPGPMSKPSGRNGGDIEVGFDNKKGGGKKGPTPVTKHGVRSKK, from the coding sequence ATGGCAGATCAACCACAACAGTTCCAGCAACCTCTCATTGTGTAtccatcatcatcttcctcatatGCACCGCCCTCGTCCTCTGGTTCAAGTGGCTCATTCGGTACAGCGTTCATAGTTCTAGCAGCCATCCTTATCTTGGCAGCACTGGCTTGTGTATTCGGAAGGCTATGCAACCGGGGCCGCAAGGAccacaaaaacaacaacaaagctTCAAAGCATGAGAAACCGTCTTCAAAGAAGAGCCGTGAGATCAGACCTGTGGAACGTGAGCCGAGACAGAGAGGTGATGATTTGGAGCTTGGGTTCGATATAAAGCGTCCTGGTCCAATGAGCAAACCTTCTGGTCGAAACGGAGGAGACATTGAGGTTGGGTTTGATAACAAGAAAGGAGGAGGAAAGAAAGGACCAACTCCTGTTACTAAACATGGCGTAAGGTCCAAGAAATGA
- the LOC106394578 gene encoding phenolic glucoside malonyltransferase 2-like, giving the protein MTLHIVELARVTPAADSDSVLNTANSLPIPLTFFDLPWLVFPPVKRVFFYRLTESTRDHFNSSILPKLKLSLSLVLRSYLPLTGRIVWDLNQPKPNIIVSQNDTVSVTIAESDADFSLLSGYGQRPVSELHNLLPELPVSDDSATAFSLQITFFPNNGFSIGVAAHHAVLDGKTSSMFVKAWAHLCKQENRVVSSLPETLTPSLDRSLINDQTGLDEQMIKIVTSLKRNKTGGRISLRPIPAQEPAHDAVLATLVLSRDDVERLRERVKSDSRTRDKSLHLSTFVIAYAYVWTCLVKARGGSGERRVCFLFSGDFRERLVPPLPATYFGNCVFPAGSYDRKAADFEGEEGFVTAVEILSGLVKGLSSRKIETIAEEFKIGFDSMGVASQFGTVAGSTRLGVYDSDFGWGRPVKVDVVSIDGERISMAERRDGSGGVEIGMCLKKSDMDIVLTLFNNGLQN; this is encoded by the coding sequence ATGACACTACACATCGTCGAGCTTGCCCGAGTCACCCCTGCCGCCGACTCCGACTCGGTTCTAAACACCGCCAACTCACTCCCAATCCCGTTGACTTTCTTCGATCTACCATGGCTAGTATTCCCCCCAGTAAAGCGAGTCTTCTTCTACAGGCTCACCGAGTCTACTCGTGACCATTTCAACTCCTCCATCCTCCCTAAGCTCAAGCTCTCCCTCTCCCTCGTCCTCCGCAGCTACCTCCCTCTCACTGGCCGCATCGTCTGGGACCTAAACCAGCCCAAACCGAACATCATCGTCTCCCAAAACGACACAGTTTCAGTGACCATCGCGGAGAGTGACGCTgatttctctcttctctccggctaTGGACAACGTCCAGTTTCAGAGTTACACAACTTACTCCCCGAGTTACCAGTTTCCGATGACTCAGCGACAGCTTTCTCTCTTCAAATCACGTTTTTCCCTAACAACGGATTCTCCATCGGCGTCGCCGCACACCACGCCGTTTTAGACGGAAAAACGTCAAGCATGTTCGTCAAAGCTTGGGCTCACTTATGCAAACAAGAAAACAGAGTCGTCTCCTCTCTGCCGGAGACTCTAACTCCGTCTCTTGATCGGTCGTTGATCAACGACCAAACCGGACTCGACGAACAGATGATCAAGATCGTGACGTCTCTGAAACGCAACAAAACCGGCGGGAGAATAAGTCTGCGTCCGATTCCCGCCCAGGAGCCCGCACACGACGCCGTACTGGCCACGCTAGTGCTGTCTCGTGACGACGTCGAGAGGCTCAGGGAGCGAGTCAAGAGCGACTCACGGACTCGAGATAAGAGCCTCCACCTGTCGACTTTCGTCATCGCCTACGCTTACGTGTGGACATGCCTTGTGAAGGCGCGTGGAGGAAGCGGGGAGAGACGCGTGTGTTTCCTCTTCTCTGGAGATTTCAGAGAGCGACTTGTTCCGCCGCTTCCGGCGACTTACTTCGGAAATTGCGTGTTTCCGGCGGGTAGCTACGACAGGAAGGCGGCGGATTTCGAGGGAGAGGAAGGGTTCGTAACGGCGGTTGAGATTCTCAGCGGTTTGGTGAAAGGGTTGAGTTCGAGAAAGATAGAGACGATAGCTGAAGAGTTCAAGATTGGGTTTGATTCTATGGGTGTCGCCTCACAGTTCGGGACTGTAGCCGGGTCGACCCGGTTGGGTGTATATGATTCGGATTTCGGGTGGGGAAGACCCGTTAAGGTTGATGTTGTCTCCATCGATGGGGAGAGGATCTCAATGGCAGAGAGACGTGATGGATCAGGTGGTGTAGAGATTGGAATGTGCTTGAAGAAGAGTGATATGGACATCGTCCTTACTCTGTTCAACAATGGTTTACAAAACTAA
- the LOC106394555 gene encoding uncharacterized protein LOC106394555 isoform X2 — translation MSAETNIPSYWLNWRFFLCAIFVLTSLFLSSFLIWKYEGPGKRRKRGGGHDHDQREGTGVVYDDETWNTCVRRIHPNWLLGFRVFGFVTLLGLISGNAIADGAGIFIFYTQWTFTLVTIYFGVAALVSINKFRSGDNCHNGVSSRVDEEQGSYRPPIHNENSNVFKASNGHERHNRSTRQVASTLGYIHQILFQTCAGAVLLTDGVFWFIIYPFLTSKDFNLDFFIVIMHSVNAVFLLGETFLNSLRFPLFRISYFVVWTGVFVIFQWIVHACVSFWWPYPFLDLSSSYAPLWYAAVGLMHVPCFGVFALIVKLKYMWLSKCFSEEP, via the exons ATGTCTGCGGAGACCAACATCCCAAGTTACTGGCTGAACTGGAgattcttcctctgcgcgatcTTCGTCTTAACGTCTCTGTTTCTATCTTCTTTCTTAATTTGGAAATACGAAGGACCTGGAAAACGCAGGAAACGTGGAGGTGGTCATGATCATGATCAAAGAGAAGGAACAGGAGTTGTGTACGATGATGAAACGTGGAACACGTGTGTGAGAAGGATTCATCCGAACTGGCTTTTAGGTTTTCGAGTTTTCGGTTTTGTTACTCTTCTTGGACTCATCTCTGGTAATGCTATTGCTGATGGAGCTGGCATCTTCATCTTCTACACACA ATGGACTTTCACATTGGTCACAATCTACTTTGGG GTAGCAGCCTTGGTGTCCATAAACAAATTCAGATCTGGTGATAACTGTCACAACGGAGTCAGTAGTAGAGTAGATGAAGAGCAAGGGTCGTATAGACCTCCCATTCATAACGAAAACTCGAATGTGTTTAAAGCTTCTAACGGACACGAGAGACACAATAGGTCAACACGTCAAGTAGCTTCTACATTGGGCTACATCCATCAGATTCTTTTTCAA ACTTGTGCAGGAGCTGTATTGCTTACAGATGGTGTGTTTTGGTTCATCATCTACCCTTTTCTCACTTCCAAAGATTTCAATCTTGACTTT TTCATTGTGATTATGCACTCAGTCAACGCTGTTTTCCTCCTCGGTGAAACTTTCTTGAACTCTCTT CGGTTCCCATTGTTCAGGATATCATACTTTGTGGTATGGACCGGTGTATTTGTTATATTCCAATGGATTGTTCATGCTTGTGTCTCTTTCTG GTGGCCATACCCATTCTTGGACTTGTCATCATCCTACGCCCCTTTATG GTATGCCGCCGTTGGGTTGATGCACGTACCGTGCTTTGGTGTCTTTGCGTTGATCGTGAAATTGAAGTACATGTGGCTCTCAAAATGTTTCTCAGAAGAACCATAG
- the LOC106394555 gene encoding uncharacterized protein LOC106394555 isoform X1 → MTKNVFSRVDLSSFVTGSTEHTWQPTMSAETNIPSYWLNWRFFLCAIFVLTSLFLSSFLIWKYEGPGKRRKRGGGHDHDQREGTGVVYDDETWNTCVRRIHPNWLLGFRVFGFVTLLGLISGNAIADGAGIFIFYTQWTFTLVTIYFGVAALVSINKFRSGDNCHNGVSSRVDEEQGSYRPPIHNENSNVFKASNGHERHNRSTRQVASTLGYIHQILFQTCAGAVLLTDGVFWFIIYPFLTSKDFNLDFFIVIMHSVNAVFLLGETFLNSLRFPLFRISYFVVWTGVFVIFQWIVHACVSFWWPYPFLDLSSSYAPLWYAAVGLMHVPCFGVFALIVKLKYMWLSKCFSEEP, encoded by the exons ATGACAAAGAATGTGTTCAGCCGAGTTGATCTTTCGAGTTTCGTGACAGGTTCGACAGAGCACACGTGGCAACCAACAATGTCTGCGGAGACCAACATCCCAAGTTACTGGCTGAACTGGAgattcttcctctgcgcgatcTTCGTCTTAACGTCTCTGTTTCTATCTTCTTTCTTAATTTGGAAATACGAAGGACCTGGAAAACGCAGGAAACGTGGAGGTGGTCATGATCATGATCAAAGAGAAGGAACAGGAGTTGTGTACGATGATGAAACGTGGAACACGTGTGTGAGAAGGATTCATCCGAACTGGCTTTTAGGTTTTCGAGTTTTCGGTTTTGTTACTCTTCTTGGACTCATCTCTGGTAATGCTATTGCTGATGGAGCTGGCATCTTCATCTTCTACACACA ATGGACTTTCACATTGGTCACAATCTACTTTGGG GTAGCAGCCTTGGTGTCCATAAACAAATTCAGATCTGGTGATAACTGTCACAACGGAGTCAGTAGTAGAGTAGATGAAGAGCAAGGGTCGTATAGACCTCCCATTCATAACGAAAACTCGAATGTGTTTAAAGCTTCTAACGGACACGAGAGACACAATAGGTCAACACGTCAAGTAGCTTCTACATTGGGCTACATCCATCAGATTCTTTTTCAA ACTTGTGCAGGAGCTGTATTGCTTACAGATGGTGTGTTTTGGTTCATCATCTACCCTTTTCTCACTTCCAAAGATTTCAATCTTGACTTT TTCATTGTGATTATGCACTCAGTCAACGCTGTTTTCCTCCTCGGTGAAACTTTCTTGAACTCTCTT CGGTTCCCATTGTTCAGGATATCATACTTTGTGGTATGGACCGGTGTATTTGTTATATTCCAATGGATTGTTCATGCTTGTGTCTCTTTCTG GTGGCCATACCCATTCTTGGACTTGTCATCATCCTACGCCCCTTTATG GTATGCCGCCGTTGGGTTGATGCACGTACCGTGCTTTGGTGTCTTTGCGTTGATCGTGAAATTGAAGTACATGTGGCTCTCAAAATGTTTCTCAGAAGAACCATAG